The proteins below are encoded in one region of Enhydrobacter sp.:
- a CDS encoding LysR substrate-binding domain-containing protein, which produces MAWRRLPPLHAVRAFEAAARHQSVTRAAEELGVTPGAVSRHVRALEARLEKPLFLRRSTGLVLTTAGEALAAATRDALDRIADAASGVRLRRLRRLSVGVYGFFASRILLPLWPELRAAHPDLAIDLHTSLNPLDMLPSRYDAVIAVSDAAPRAGLVTHPLVPIATVPVCAPRWLKSGKPDFAAVPLLHARPRPDDWRRWLDHAGFNDVPAQGGSSFESIGLAIEAAAAGLGFAMAIEALLGPDLARRKVVIAHPAVRPTRRHFVLQYEARLGDDPALTAFAIWLRKRLA; this is translated from the coding sequence ATGGCCTGGCGCCGCCTTCCCCCATTGCATGCCGTCCGCGCCTTCGAGGCGGCGGCCCGGCATCAGTCCGTGACGCGGGCGGCGGAGGAGCTCGGCGTGACGCCGGGCGCCGTCAGCCGCCACGTTCGCGCCTTGGAGGCTCGGCTCGAAAAGCCGCTGTTCCTGCGGCGCTCGACCGGTCTCGTTTTGACGACGGCGGGCGAGGCGCTGGCTGCCGCGACACGCGATGCCCTCGACCGTATCGCCGACGCGGCAAGCGGCGTGCGGCTGCGCCGTCTGAGGCGGCTTTCGGTCGGTGTCTACGGTTTCTTCGCCTCGCGGATCCTGCTGCCGCTTTGGCCCGAGCTCAGGGCGGCGCATCCCGATCTCGCGATCGACCTGCACACCAGCCTCAACCCGTTGGACATGCTTCCGAGCCGCTACGACGCAGTCATCGCCGTCTCGGATGCCGCGCCGCGTGCCGGCCTGGTGACGCATCCCCTGGTGCCGATCGCGACGGTCCCGGTATGCGCGCCGCGCTGGCTGAAGTCGGGCAAGCCCGATTTCGCGGCCGTTCCGCTGTTGCATGCGCGGCCGCGTCCCGACGATTGGCGGCGCTGGCTCGATCATGCCGGCTTCAACGATGTCCCGGCACAGGGCGGCAGCAGCTTCGAGAGCATCGGCCTTGCGATCGAGGCGGCGGCGGCGGGGCTCGGCTTCGCCATGGCGATCGAAGCCTTGCTCGGCCCCGATCTCGCGCGCCGCAAGGTCGTCATCGCCCATCCCGCTGTGCGGCCGACACGCCGTCACTTCGTGTTGCAATACGAGGCGCGGCTCGGCGACGATCCGGCCTTGACGGCCTTTGCGATCTGGCTGCGCAAACGGCTCGCCTGA
- a CDS encoding UGSC family (seleno)protein gives MTFRVLDPTAEKTAPLGQAAPRLDTLAGKTVGLISNGKEGTKGFFRHLERLLRDEHGVAKVVCRTKSNYSAPADAPIAAEIRQWDAVISGIGDUGSCSSCSLHDAVTAERQNIPAFGVMTARFVSAAEMMGRVLGMPGYAFAVIDHPVSSATDQQLAERARAALEQGVKLLVKP, from the coding sequence ATGACTTTCCGTGTGCTCGATCCCACCGCCGAAAAGACCGCGCCGCTTGGCCAGGCAGCGCCGCGCCTCGACACGCTCGCGGGCAAGACCGTGGGCTTGATCTCCAACGGCAAGGAAGGCACCAAGGGCTTCTTCCGCCATCTCGAGCGCCTGTTGCGCGACGAGCACGGCGTCGCGAAGGTGGTGTGTCGCACCAAGTCGAACTACAGCGCTCCGGCCGACGCGCCCATTGCCGCCGAGATCAGGCAGTGGGACGCCGTGATCTCGGGCATAGGCGATTGAGGCAGCTGCTCATCGTGCAGTCTGCACGACGCCGTTACCGCTGAACGCCAGAACATTCCCGCCTTCGGGGTGATGACGGCCCGCTTCGTCAGCGCCGCCGAAATGATGGGGCGCGTGCTGGGGATGCCGGGTTACGCCTTCGCCGTCATCGATCATCCGGTCAGCAGCGCCACAGACCAGCAGCTCGCCGAGCGCGCCCGCGCCGCGCTCGAGCAAGGCGTGAAGCTGCTGGTGAAGCCCTGA
- a CDS encoding LLM class flavin-dependent oxidoreductase, which translates to MRRLEFGWFLPTAGDTTAYGLAEAQVASSLALFDRVVQAAEAAGFEYMLVPVQTACWEAWIASAMMVARSKSIRMLVAARPSYINPVLLAKMISTFDQLSGGRICINLIAGQSEAENAAEGIRWGKQERYEIMDEEVSILKALWTARGPVHFEGKFHQLKGAQIRPYPLQQPHPKFYLGGGSRQAWEISAKHSDVHLFWGDTYDRIRANMAEIRTMAAKHGREEEIGFGMRLQIVCRPTEKEAWDFAHGLVAHATEAQKAFVKRHFATSEANRRVRELAAIGETIEPHLWTGITQVRPGAGIAVVGDPGQCADTLQKFIDLGCHSFCLSGYLHDEEAERFGKWVMPILRDRNRERMLAA; encoded by the coding sequence ATGCGGCGTCTCGAATTCGGCTGGTTCCTCCCGACCGCAGGCGACACGACGGCATATGGCCTCGCGGAGGCGCAAGTCGCGTCCTCGCTCGCGCTGTTCGACCGCGTCGTGCAGGCGGCCGAGGCGGCCGGCTTCGAGTACATGCTGGTGCCGGTGCAGACCGCCTGCTGGGAGGCGTGGATCGCGAGCGCGATGATGGTGGCCCGCTCGAAATCGATCCGCATGCTGGTCGCGGCCCGGCCATCCTATATCAATCCCGTGCTGCTCGCGAAGATGATCTCGACCTTCGACCAGCTCTCGGGCGGCCGCATCTGCATCAACCTGATCGCCGGCCAAAGCGAGGCCGAGAATGCGGCCGAGGGCATCCGCTGGGGCAAGCAGGAGCGCTACGAGATCATGGACGAGGAGGTCTCGATCCTGAAGGCGCTCTGGACCGCGCGCGGCCCCGTGCACTTCGAGGGCAAGTTCCATCAGCTCAAGGGCGCGCAGATCCGGCCCTATCCGCTGCAGCAGCCTCATCCGAAGTTCTATCTCGGCGGCGGCAGCCGGCAGGCCTGGGAGATCTCGGCCAAGCACTCCGACGTGCATCTCTTCTGGGGCGACACCTACGACCGCATCCGCGCCAACATGGCCGAGATCCGCACCATGGCCGCGAAGCACGGTCGCGAGGAGGAGATCGGCTTCGGCATGCGCCTGCAGATCGTCTGCCGGCCGACCGAGAAGGAGGCCTGGGATTTCGCGCATGGGCTGGTGGCGCATGCCACCGAGGCGCAGAAGGCGTTCGTGAAACGGCATTTTGCGACGTCGGAGGCGAACCGGCGGGTCCGCGAGCTGGCGGCGATCGGCGAGACGATCGAGCCGCATCTCTGGACCGGCATCACGCAGGTGCGGCCGGGGGCGGGCATCGCCGTGGTCGGCGACCCCGGGCAGTGCGCCGACACGTTGCAGAAGTTCATCGATCTCGGCTGTCACTCCTTCTGTCTTTCGGGCTACCTGCACGACGAGGAGGCCGAGCGCTTCGGCAAATGGGTGATGCCCATCCTGCGCGACCGCAATCGCGAGCGCATGCTCGCGGCCTGA
- a CDS encoding LysR substrate-binding domain-containing protein, whose product MSVAGGVLPRLIAAYHDDRPGIEIHVREGVYASIIDDVRGGVADFGIGYVDALPDFAVGTALGRETFHAVVPVRHKLAGRRSVALAELAAHPIVALPTESRTRRTIDAAAVTAGLQLRQRVVVTQIATLLALVAAGAGVGVVPGGATRGPLPPGVRVVPLVEPKLVRRLGLITLRGRELTPAAAGLFALLRREWRKAD is encoded by the coding sequence ATGTCGGTCGCGGGCGGCGTCCTGCCCCGCCTGATCGCCGCCTATCACGACGACCGGCCAGGCATCGAGATCCATGTGCGCGAGGGTGTCTACGCGTCGATCATCGACGACGTGCGTGGCGGCGTTGCCGATTTCGGTATCGGCTATGTCGATGCGCTGCCCGACTTCGCTGTCGGCACGGCGCTGGGCCGCGAGACCTTCCATGCGGTCGTGCCCGTCCGCCACAAGCTTGCCGGCCGGCGCAGCGTGGCACTCGCCGAGCTTGCGGCGCATCCCATCGTCGCTCTGCCGACCGAATCGCGCACGCGCCGCACGATCGACGCGGCGGCTGTGACGGCGGGACTGCAACTTCGCCAGCGGGTCGTCGTCACCCAGATCGCGACCCTGCTGGCCCTCGTGGCGGCGGGCGCCGGCGTGGGCGTCGTGCCCGGAGGGGCGACGCGCGGTCCGCTGCCGCCGGGCGTGCGCGTCGTGCCGCTCGTCGAGCCGAAGCTGGTGCGCCGTCTGGGGTTGATCACCTTGCGCGGACGGGAGCTCACGCCGGCGGCCGCTGGCCTCTTCGCCTTGCTGCGCCGCGAGTGGCGCAAGGCCGATTGA